A genomic segment from Geitlerinema sp. PCC 7407 encodes:
- a CDS encoding mechanosensitive ion channel family protein translates to MNPSNPLIQEIQASLLGLVGEGIRLLPSILMALTILAITSYAAKAVRQVVAVAADRALQNRSLRSLAVQISYVSAWVVGIVTSCVVAFPGLGLGDIIGLLGLGSVAIGFAFQDIFKNFLAGILLLLQQPFRIGDQIVINSYEGTVEEIKIRATRIRTYDGEIVVMPNSLLFTNPVQVRTALPHRRTDLAISVDYNTPLPTAIETLLSALKNVKDVLEEPAPEIDVVSFGDSAVDLMARFWTTPQQVVVRRTSTQVMIALKQACDRANIVIPYPIRTVYHFDQTKYEDFMPRERSQIAAEPPLKGR, encoded by the coding sequence ATGAATCCGTCTAACCCGCTGATTCAAGAGATTCAAGCCAGCTTGCTAGGCTTGGTCGGTGAAGGAATCCGCTTGCTGCCGTCTATTCTGATGGCCTTGACAATCTTGGCAATCACCAGCTACGCCGCCAAAGCGGTGCGCCAAGTTGTGGCAGTGGCCGCCGATCGCGCCCTGCAAAACCGATCGCTGCGATCGCTTGCGGTCCAGATTAGCTATGTTTCTGCCTGGGTGGTTGGGATCGTGACGTCCTGCGTGGTGGCCTTCCCGGGGTTGGGTTTGGGGGACATCATTGGCCTGTTGGGACTGGGTTCTGTCGCGATCGGTTTTGCGTTCCAGGACATCTTCAAAAACTTTCTGGCCGGGATTCTTTTGCTGCTGCAGCAGCCCTTCCGGATCGGCGACCAGATTGTGATCAACAGCTACGAAGGTACGGTCGAAGAAATCAAGATTCGGGCGACGCGCATTCGCACCTACGACGGCGAAATCGTGGTCATGCCCAATTCGCTGCTGTTTACAAATCCGGTGCAGGTGCGCACCGCGCTGCCGCACCGGCGAACCGACCTGGCCATTTCGGTGGACTACAACACGCCCCTGCCGACGGCCATTGAGACCCTGCTCTCAGCGCTCAAAAACGTCAAGGACGTCCTGGAAGAGCCAGCCCCTGAAATTGATGTGGTGTCCTTTGGCGATAGCGCCGTTGACCTGATGGCGCGTTTTTGGACCACGCCGCAGCAGGTGGTGGTGCGGCGAACCAGTACCCAGGTCATGATCGCGCTCAAACAGGCGTGCGATCGCGCCAATATCGTGATCCCGTACCCCATCCGCACGGTGTACCACTTCGATCAAACAAAATACGAAGACTTTATGCCTCGCGAGCGGTCTCAGATCGCCGCCGAACCCCCTTTGAAGGGGCGTTAG
- a CDS encoding rhodanese-like domain-containing protein codes for MTFAALPAIDVATLATYLSDETSDRQFIDVREPQEIAIARLEGFENLPLSQYEAWASQIRDRFDADKETCVLCHHGVRSAQMCQWLLHQGFTNVKNITGGIDAYSAYVDPSVPRY; via the coding sequence ATGACCTTTGCTGCTTTACCCGCCATTGACGTCGCCACCTTGGCCACCTACCTGAGCGACGAAACGAGCGATCGCCAATTTATTGACGTGCGCGAGCCCCAGGAGATCGCGATCGCCCGTCTAGAAGGCTTTGAGAATTTGCCTTTGAGCCAATACGAGGCTTGGGCCAGCCAAATTCGCGATCGCTTCGACGCCGACAAAGAAACCTGCGTCCTGTGCCATCACGGCGTCCGCTCCGCCCAGATGTGTCAGTGGCTCCTGCACCAGGGCTTCACCAACGTCAAAAACATCACCGGCGGCATCGACGCCTACTCTGCCTACGTTGAT
- a CDS encoding DUF3086 domain-containing protein, with product MNSDAFPPSDSGQSIPSGADQPEGTPGQELAHGEVRELERRIADLRRQEERLRKEVADLQATYDRTLREQMVQAQMMMGQVVQEGLADLEQRKQALQIAVEQLERRQERIRTEMRTTFAGTSQDLAIRIQGFKDYLVGSLQDLAAAAEQLQLVREAPEPEMKPVRDAEPAELAKPDFGEQSFEEQTRLIRRMLDQFRDRPDYYGPPWQLRRTFEPIHAERVSKWFFDQGGKGALKSMGSRLQNILVASAAIAILRRMYGDRLWPLVLANSPERLGEWRRGLQDCLGITRADFGPDQGIVLFEAAEPLALKADRLEQEGDLPLIIIDDTENQVSLSLLQFPLWLAFAPDPTYSTPFI from the coding sequence ATGAATTCTGACGCATTTCCCCCCTCTGACTCTGGCCAATCGATCCCCTCTGGCGCTGACCAGCCCGAGGGGACTCCGGGACAGGAGCTCGCCCACGGAGAAGTCCGGGAGCTAGAGCGCCGGATCGCGGATCTGCGGCGCCAGGAAGAGCGCCTGCGCAAAGAGGTGGCTGATCTGCAGGCGACCTACGACCGGACGCTCAGAGAGCAGATGGTGCAGGCCCAGATGATGATGGGGCAGGTGGTGCAGGAAGGGCTGGCCGATCTGGAGCAGCGCAAACAGGCGCTGCAGATTGCGGTGGAGCAGCTGGAGCGGCGCCAAGAGCGCATTCGCACAGAGATGCGGACGACATTTGCGGGCACCTCGCAGGACCTGGCGATTCGAATCCAGGGCTTCAAGGATTATTTGGTGGGCAGCTTGCAGGATCTGGCGGCGGCAGCGGAGCAGCTGCAGCTGGTGCGCGAAGCGCCGGAGCCGGAGATGAAGCCGGTCCGAGATGCGGAGCCAGCGGAGCTCGCCAAGCCCGATTTTGGTGAGCAGAGCTTCGAGGAGCAGACGCGCTTGATTCGGCGGATGCTGGATCAGTTTCGCGATCGCCCGGACTATTATGGGCCGCCGTGGCAGCTGCGGCGGACGTTTGAGCCGATCCATGCGGAGCGGGTGTCCAAGTGGTTTTTTGACCAAGGGGGGAAAGGTGCCCTCAAGAGCATGGGCAGCCGTCTGCAAAATATTTTGGTGGCCTCAGCCGCGATCGCGATTTTGCGGCGCATGTACGGCGATCGCCTCTGGCCCCTGGTGTTGGCCAACAGCCCCGAGCGCCTCGGCGAATGGCGGCGCGGTCTCCAGGACTGTCTGGGCATCACGCGGGCAGACTTTGGCCCGGATCAGGGCATTGTGCTGTTTGAGGCAGCGGAGCCCCTGGCCCTCAAGGCCGATCGCCTTGAGCAAGAGGGCGACCTGCCCCTGATCATCATCGACGACACCGAGAATCAAGTCAGCTTGTCTTTGCTCCAGTTCCCGCTGTGGCTAGCCTTTGCCCCCGATCCGACCTACTCGACTCCCTTTATCTAG
- a CDS encoding MlaE family lipid ABC transporter permease subunit yields the protein MSQTSSRSSLGLWTQRLIAAIFLAGQVVLHLVQGRIHRRNTLEQMVLVGPDSLLIALVTATFVGAVFTIQVAREFINFGATSAVGGVLAVALLRELAPVLTAVVIAGRVGSAFAAEIGTMCVTEQIDALQMLRTDPVDYLVIPRVIACSLMLPLLTILCFITGMAGGMIVVTTIYDIPSRVFLDSARNFLAVWDLVSAMLKALVFGALIAVIGTSWGLTTTGGAKGVGQSTTTAVVTALLAIFISNFFLSWAMFRGLGNAVLNNL from the coding sequence TTGAGTCAAACCAGTTCTCGCTCAAGCCTCGGACTCTGGACCCAGCGGCTGATCGCCGCTATTTTCCTGGCAGGCCAAGTTGTTTTGCATCTGGTTCAAGGGCGCATCCACCGACGCAACACCCTTGAGCAGATGGTGCTGGTAGGCCCCGATTCGTTGCTGATTGCGCTGGTCACTGCCACCTTTGTGGGCGCGGTTTTTACGATTCAGGTTGCCCGAGAATTTATCAACTTTGGGGCGACTTCTGCCGTAGGCGGGGTGTTGGCGGTGGCGCTGCTGCGCGAGCTTGCACCCGTTTTGACCGCCGTCGTGATCGCGGGACGGGTGGGCTCGGCTTTCGCCGCCGAGATCGGCACCATGTGCGTCACCGAGCAGATCGACGCGCTCCAGATGCTGCGCACCGACCCCGTAGATTATTTGGTGATTCCGCGGGTGATTGCCTGCTCCCTCATGCTGCCCTTGCTGACGATCCTGTGCTTCATCACGGGGATGGCCGGGGGCATGATCGTCGTCACGACCATCTATGACATTCCCAGCCGCGTCTTTTTGGACTCTGCGCGCAACTTTTTGGCGGTCTGGGACCTCGTCAGCGCCATGCTAAAGGCTTTGGTGTTTGGTGCACTGATCGCCGTGATCGGCACCAGCTGGGGCCTGACCACCACCGGCGGGGCCAAGGGCGTGGGCCAGTCCACCACAACAGCTGTTGTGACGGCGCTGCTGGCAATTTTTATCTCTAACTTTTTCTTGTCCTGGGCGATGTTTCGGGGGCTCGGAAACGCCGTCCTCAACAACCTCTAG
- a CDS encoding DUF3119 family protein has protein sequence MTVTNPVSSEKVTELAPSYRIPLTLIGAALPLAIAQPFAGVPVTLFGLFLLLQTVTLRLLFTETALDIYRSETLIRRFPYAEWQNWEIFWSKVPILFYFKEVKSIHFLPIIFDPKALRSCLETHCPRNSGS, from the coding sequence GTGACGGTTACTAACCCTGTTTCTTCCGAAAAGGTCACAGAGCTCGCGCCAAGCTATCGCATTCCCCTCACGCTGATTGGGGCGGCGCTTCCTTTGGCGATCGCCCAGCCCTTTGCTGGCGTTCCGGTGACGCTGTTTGGCCTTTTTCTGCTGCTGCAAACGGTGACGCTGCGTCTTCTGTTTACAGAGACGGCCCTAGACATTTACCGGTCCGAAACGCTGATTCGGCGGTTTCCCTACGCTGAGTGGCAAAACTGGGAAATTTTTTGGAGCAAGGTGCCGATTTTGTTCTACTTCAAAGAAGTGAAAAGTATTCACTTTTTGCCGATCATTTTCGATCCTAAGGCCCTCAGAAGCTGCCTTGAGACCCACTGTCCTCGCAACTCTGGCAGCTGA
- a CDS encoding pitrilysin family protein — protein sequence MNSLQIRIQAFLTAMNHVFSARQRRWLRRLGLSTLVALLLLVTASRSPAAAQTAKHYTELTFPALPDIQVPDYSQFQLRNGLTVYLMEDHELPLVSGEAYVRTGSRWEPANKVGLADLTAEVMRTSGTRSHSADELNQLLEQRSAFVETAIGEDFGTASFNTLSEDLDLVFGLFAEVLQEPVFAQEKLDLAKTQRRGGIARRNDDPDGIANREFQKLIYGRENPYARTVEYATLENIALTDLEQFYRQSFQPQNLILGISGDFDSREMRSLVEAKFGKWRSPSRAKLPPPPQINQAETGGVFFVNQPQLTQSYIYLGHLGGQFNDPDYPALSVMNSVLNGFGGRLFNEVRSRQGLAYSVFGFWSPRHNHPGIFIAGGQTRSEATVPFIRSVQSEIDRIRTAPVSDVELAYAKDSVLNSFVFNFESPEEILSRIMRYAYFDYPEDFIFRYKQQVEATTVEDVQRVAEKYLKPDQLVTLVVGKREDIQPTLESLDVPVETLDVTIPGAPTPSAS from the coding sequence ATGAACTCTTTGCAGATTCGAATTCAGGCGTTTTTGACCGCTATGAACCATGTGTTTTCGGCTCGCCAGCGCCGCTGGCTGCGCCGTCTGGGGCTGAGTACCTTGGTGGCTTTGCTGCTGCTGGTGACCGCTTCGCGATCGCCCGCCGCTGCCCAGACCGCCAAACACTATACCGAGCTGACCTTTCCGGCACTGCCTGATATTCAAGTCCCTGACTACAGCCAGTTCCAGCTGCGCAACGGCTTGACGGTCTACCTGATGGAAGACCACGAGTTGCCCCTGGTGTCTGGAGAGGCCTATGTGCGCACCGGCAGCCGCTGGGAACCGGCAAACAAAGTCGGTCTGGCGGATCTGACGGCGGAGGTGATGCGCACCAGCGGCACCCGCAGCCACAGTGCCGATGAGCTCAACCAGCTCCTCGAGCAGCGATCGGCCTTTGTCGAAACCGCCATTGGCGAAGACTTTGGCACAGCCAGCTTCAACACGCTGAGCGAAGACCTCGATCTGGTGTTTGGGCTGTTTGCTGAGGTGCTCCAGGAGCCGGTCTTTGCTCAGGAAAAACTGGATCTAGCGAAGACTCAGCGGCGCGGCGGCATTGCGCGGCGCAACGATGACCCAGATGGCATTGCCAATCGCGAGTTCCAAAAGCTGATCTACGGTCGCGAGAATCCCTATGCGCGGACGGTGGAGTATGCAACTCTCGAAAACATTGCTCTGACGGATTTGGAGCAGTTTTATCGGCAGTCTTTTCAGCCTCAGAACCTGATTTTGGGAATTTCTGGGGACTTTGATAGTCGAGAAATGCGATCGCTGGTGGAAGCCAAGTTTGGCAAATGGCGATCGCCGTCTCGCGCAAAGCTGCCGCCGCCGCCCCAGATTAACCAGGCGGAGACTGGCGGAGTGTTCTTTGTCAACCAGCCCCAGCTCACCCAGAGCTACATCTACCTGGGACACTTGGGCGGTCAGTTCAACGACCCAGACTATCCGGCCCTCAGCGTGATGAACAGCGTGCTCAATGGCTTTGGCGGGCGCTTGTTCAATGAGGTGCGATCGCGCCAGGGCTTGGCCTACAGCGTGTTTGGGTTCTGGAGCCCGCGCCACAACCACCCCGGCATTTTCATTGCGGGGGGCCAGACGCGCTCAGAGGCTACGGTGCCTTTCATTCGGTCGGTGCAGTCGGAAATCGATCGCATTCGCACTGCGCCGGTCTCGGATGTCGAGCTGGCCTACGCCAAGGACTCCGTGCTCAACTCCTTTGTGTTCAACTTCGAGAGCCCGGAGGAAATCCTCAGCCGGATCATGCGCTACGCCTACTTTGACTACCCGGAGGACTTTATTTTCCGGTACAAGCAGCAGGTCGAGGCGACGACGGTTGAGGACGTGCAGCGAGTGGCTGAGAAGTACCTGAAGCCCGATCAGCTGGTGACCCTGGTGGTGGGCAAGCGGGAGGACATTCAGCCCACGCTGGAGAGCCTAGATGTGCCGGTGGAGACTCTGGATGTGACAATCCCGGGAGCGCCGACGCCTTCGGCCTCCTAG
- the plsY gene encoding glycerol-3-phosphate 1-O-acyltransferase PlsY yields the protein MVLWLVWSAALLLGAYLLGSIATGYWLGYALKGIDIRQHGSGSTGATNVLRTLGKGPAIAVLLIDMLKGLLAVLLIGPGLVWASERFLPAGVVDFALWSDWLRALAGLAALIGHSKSPWIGFTGGKSVASSLGVLLALHWPVALGTLGVFAAVLSLSQIVSLSSIVGAIAVTVFMIAFRQPVPYLLFAIAGGVYVIVRHRTNIQRLVAGTEPRIGQKSSQGPT from the coding sequence ATGGTGCTTTGGCTGGTGTGGAGCGCAGCGCTGCTGCTGGGGGCGTACCTGCTGGGTTCGATCGCGACGGGTTATTGGCTGGGGTACGCGCTAAAGGGCATTGATATTCGCCAGCATGGCTCGGGATCGACCGGAGCAACCAACGTGCTGCGGACCCTCGGCAAGGGTCCAGCGATCGCCGTTTTGCTGATCGACATGCTGAAGGGTCTGCTGGCCGTGCTGCTGATCGGCCCTGGCCTGGTGTGGGCTTCGGAGCGCTTTTTGCCAGCGGGCGTGGTTGACTTTGCCTTGTGGAGCGACTGGCTGCGCGCCCTGGCCGGACTGGCAGCCCTGATCGGCCACAGCAAGTCCCCATGGATCGGCTTCACCGGCGGCAAATCCGTGGCGTCCAGCCTGGGGGTTTTGCTGGCGCTGCATTGGCCGGTTGCCCTGGGCACGCTGGGCGTTTTCGCGGCGGTTTTGTCCCTCTCCCAGATTGTTTCCCTCAGCTCCATTGTGGGGGCGATCGCCGTAACCGTGTTTATGATTGCGTTTCGGCAGCCTGTGCCCTATCTGCTATTTGCGATCGCGGGCGGGGTCTACGTGATCGTGCGTCACCGGACCAACATCCAGCGCCTAGTGGCAGGCACCGAACCCCGCATCGGCCAAAAATCCTCCCAAGGCCCGACTTAG
- a CDS encoding Mo-dependent nitrogenase C-terminal domain-containing protein — protein MTSVVHSPYTDAQIAAWLRGLLTIAWSDGDFDSHERDLIAAITQDELAPKVSIETFEPIGAQDLAAELGHDHLTAENFVRTAIMVALADGVYTLPEDKLLQDYCTALDVQTLALQSLRSTLYDPSSQAAPRAIAPSISSPKAGVPNPLQPIQEWMDGLEVHDPRVARFLCKMIPPQCPFERDIALFGRKIVHIPPLCKLNPLYEQLVGLRFRALSYLADDCGEDITPYC, from the coding sequence ATGACAAGCGTTGTTCACTCTCCCTACACGGATGCGCAGATCGCCGCTTGGCTGCGCGGGCTGCTCACGATCGCCTGGTCCGATGGCGATTTTGACTCCCATGAGCGAGATCTGATCGCCGCCATTACCCAAGATGAGCTAGCTCCCAAAGTTAGCATCGAAACTTTCGAGCCCATCGGGGCTCAGGACCTAGCCGCCGAGTTGGGACATGATCACCTCACTGCCGAGAACTTTGTGCGCACCGCCATCATGGTCGCTTTGGCAGATGGCGTGTACACGCTCCCCGAAGATAAGCTGCTTCAGGACTACTGCACCGCCCTCGATGTCCAGACTCTTGCCTTGCAGAGCCTGCGATCGACGCTTTACGACCCGAGCAGCCAGGCAGCACCCCGGGCGATCGCCCCTAGCATCAGCAGCCCCAAGGCCGGAGTTCCCAATCCGCTCCAGCCCATCCAGGAGTGGATGGACGGCCTCGAAGTGCACGATCCGCGAGTTGCCCGGTTTCTGTGCAAAATGATCCCGCCCCAGTGCCCTTTCGAGCGGGATATCGCCCTCTTTGGCCGCAAGATCGTGCACATCCCGCCCCTGTGCAAGCTCAACCCGCTCTATGAGCAGCTAGTGGGTCTGCGTTTTCGGGCGCTGTCCTATCTCGCTGATGACTGCGGCGAGGACATTACGCCCTACTGCTAA
- a CDS encoding pitrilysin family protein encodes MAVTRGLSCALIRFRHLPQPPASLTSQIHTVPHRGDRPWTGVFPGCTTLPAQDIEDPISAVGHPNWIGERLGQRGADSPRDRGRRDENSRNGLKLFILGSVLLVRISMSQSCHSASRPWAKAAQGGQWRFFFHFGQKAIALFLIVALSWGAGLAPAWARDASATQTPPSTQPYLDRVIDQITEFRLDNGLQFIVLERHQAPVVSFLTYADVGGANEPDGKTGVAHFLEHLAFKGTQRIGTRNYEAEAKLLDRLDEIHQQIETAEAAGQAERVTQLKAQFDELKKEASSYVVQNEYGQIVEQAGGVGLNATTSTDATRYFYSFPSNKLELWMSLESERFLEPVFREFYEEQEVILEERRLRTDNSPIGQMIEALLDTAYTTHPYKRPVIGYSEDIRNLEREDVRAFFDTYYVPSNLTIAVVGDVDPATVKQLAETYFGRYPKRPAPPKLTVVEPPQQEPREVTLELASQPWYLEAYHRPAIDHPDNVIYQMIGSILSDGRTSRLYKSLVETQQLALTAQGFSGFPGDKYPNLMLFYALTAPNHTVDEVASALQSEIERLKSEPVSQMELERVKNQARAGLLRSLDSNMGMAMSLVEYEVKTGSWQNLFKDLDAIAAVTAEDIQRVAQATFSPENRTIGRILPTAPPEGDSAPSGDAS; translated from the coding sequence ATGGCTGTGACTCGGGGGCTGAGCTGTGCCCTCATCCGCTTCAGGCACCTCCCTCAGCCCCCAGCATCGCTGACCTCCCAAATCCATACGGTCCCTCACCGGGGCGATCGCCCCTGGACCGGGGTTTTCCCGGGATGCACAACGCTTCCCGCTCAGGACATCGAAGACCCCATTAGCGCTGTTGGCCACCCAAATTGGATCGGGGAACGACTCGGCCAGAGGGGTGCAGACTCCCCAAGGGATAGGGGAAGACGAGACGAAAATTCCAGAAACGGGCTGAAACTCTTTATTCTGGGATCAGTGCTGCTTGTACGGATTTCTATGAGTCAGTCCTGTCATTCTGCGTCACGCCCCTGGGCAAAAGCTGCTCAAGGGGGCCAGTGGCGGTTTTTCTTTCATTTTGGCCAAAAGGCGATCGCGCTGTTTCTGATCGTCGCTCTGAGCTGGGGCGCTGGCCTTGCGCCGGCTTGGGCTCGGGACGCCTCGGCGACCCAGACGCCCCCTTCGACCCAGCCCTACCTCGATCGCGTCATTGATCAGATCACCGAGTTTCGCCTCGACAATGGCCTCCAGTTCATTGTCCTAGAGCGTCACCAAGCACCGGTCGTTTCCTTCTTGACCTATGCCGACGTGGGCGGTGCGAATGAGCCGGACGGCAAAACCGGCGTGGCCCACTTTCTAGAGCACCTGGCTTTCAAGGGGACTCAGCGCATCGGGACGCGCAACTACGAGGCGGAGGCCAAACTCCTCGATCGCCTCGACGAGATTCATCAACAGATCGAAACTGCCGAAGCTGCGGGACAGGCAGAGCGGGTTACCCAGCTCAAGGCGCAGTTTGACGAGCTGAAAAAAGAAGCCAGCAGCTACGTGGTCCAGAACGAGTATGGCCAGATCGTCGAGCAAGCGGGGGGAGTCGGCCTCAACGCAACCACCTCGACCGACGCGACTCGCTATTTCTACAGCTTCCCGTCCAACAAGCTGGAGCTGTGGATGTCTCTGGAGTCGGAGCGCTTCTTGGAGCCGGTGTTCCGCGAGTTCTACGAGGAGCAGGAGGTCATCCTGGAGGAGCGGCGGCTGCGGACCGACAACTCGCCGATCGGCCAGATGATCGAGGCGCTGCTGGACACGGCCTACACAACGCATCCCTATAAGCGGCCGGTGATCGGCTATTCCGAGGACATTCGGAATCTCGAGCGTGAGGATGTGCGAGCCTTTTTTGACACCTACTATGTGCCTAGCAACTTGACGATCGCCGTTGTGGGCGACGTGGATCCCGCGACTGTCAAGCAGCTGGCCGAGACCTATTTTGGGCGCTATCCCAAGCGTCCTGCACCGCCGAAGCTGACAGTAGTAGAGCCGCCTCAGCAAGAGCCGCGGGAGGTGACGCTGGAGCTGGCGTCTCAGCCGTGGTACCTGGAGGCCTATCACCGCCCCGCGATCGATCATCCCGACAACGTGATCTACCAAATGATCGGCAGCATCCTCAGCGATGGCCGGACGTCGCGGCTGTACAAGTCTCTGGTGGAAACTCAGCAGCTGGCGCTGACGGCCCAGGGCTTTAGCGGTTTCCCGGGAGACAAGTATCCGAACTTGATGCTGTTTTATGCGCTGACGGCACCCAATCACACGGTGGATGAGGTGGCATCGGCGCTCCAAAGCGAGATCGAGCGTCTGAAGTCGGAGCCGGTGTCCCAGATGGAGCTGGAGCGGGTCAAAAATCAGGCCCGAGCCGGTTTGCTGCGATCGCTCGACTCGAATATGGGCATGGCGATGTCGCTGGTGGAGTATGAGGTGAAGACCGGCAGCTGGCAGAACCTGTTTAAGGATCTCGACGCGATCGCCGCTGTCACCGCCGAAGACATTCAGCGAGTGGCCCAGGCAACCTTCTCCCCCGAAAACCGCACCATCGGACGCATTCTGCCCACGGCTCCACCAGAAGGGGATTCTGCTCCTTCTGGGGATGCCTCCTAG